In the genome of Phocaeicola salanitronis DSM 18170, the window ATTATCGGAACTGATGTAAATCTGATGGATAACAAACAACGCATAGATTTATTAAAATATGTCATCAATGAATTGAGAGTCATGAGAGGTATTGCATATTCTGTATGCAGACAGATGAAAACGGCTAAAAGAAACGGAGTTTTAAAAACACTTATGCCGGGAGCATTTAAATATAAAAGCAACGGATCAAAAATTGTAGAAGACATTCTAAAAGATTTCAAATTCAACATTAAACATTAAAGTCTATGAAAAGAATAATATTGTTTTCCCTTATGTTTCTTGGGACGCTTAAAATGGTAGCACAAACGCCTGTTAAAGATAGTGGGAAATGGAGTGTTCTGAACAACATGGAATTTATGGATAGGGTAAGATTGCAACCCGAATGGTATCATTACTGGATATGGTACAAAAAAATTTTTGGCATCAAGATACCTCTAGTTGGGCTTGGACTTCACGATTCGTATGGAAAAGAAGATCGAAGAAATTTCCAATTACAAGAAGTCCCAATGATGGCAGCAGTAGCACTTAATAAATCCGAGGCAGAAAAAGAACATGAGAAAGTCGATACAGTATATAGGCAGGAGCTGTTTAAATACGCGGATAAAACAATAGATTATCAATACAATTTAACTAAAGGGAAAAGAAATGAGCTATTATCCAATATTGCAGTGCAATTGGCAACATACACATCTAATGGTGGAAGTTCTGAACATGTTCAAGTTATTTCAGAAGAAGTAGAACGGATCAATAGCAATATATCTATTATACATGATTCTCACATGAGTAATGCCAAAAAGAGGGAAGCATACTTGGGGTTTGAAAAAGAACTCATAGAAGTATTATCCTTAATTACAAGATTAAACAATGTCAACAATGTAATCGGTAAACATTATGAATGAATTAATAGACAAATTTCTATTTGAATTATTTGATGGACTAAGAGAACACATCACAGATATTTTTGGTGAATTTCTTTCAGATGCACAGGCATTAGCAGCTATATTCATGTTGCTATATTTTGGCGTTGAAAGTTTTAAAATGATGAGTGGCGACAAAAGGCTTGAAATTATTCCGTTATTGCGTCCTTTCGCACTTGGACTTGTGCTTATGTTTTGGAATCCTTTTATTGAAGTTATCAGCTATCCGGGTGAAGTTCTAACAGAACACAGCAAAGATATGTTCTATAACAAAATAGATGAAGTTGAAATGCTTTCACGTGAAAGATATGCACTTATAGACAGCGTAGCAATCGAACTGATGCACTCGTCATTAGAAGTTGAGAGAGCTGAAGAAGAAGTAAAAGACGATAAATGGTATGATTTTAATATTGATTTTTCAGCTATTGGAGAAAAAATTGCTGGACTATGGGTTTATGTTGTGGCAAAGGTGCGCATGTTATTATTTAGCATTGTCGAGTTCTTAGTTGTAACGATATGGCAACTATGTATATATCTTGTATTTTTTCTACAAATAATTTTTACTGGCATATTAGTTACACTTGGACCAATTGCTTTTGCCTTTTCCGTTCTACCTGCCTTCAGGGATGCTTATGTGCAATGGATAGCCCGATTTGTCAGCGTTAGTTTATATTCCGTTATTGGATATATTGTCTTATCCTTATCACTGGCAATTATGGGATATGGAATTGAGAAAGAAATCGCAATATTACATGAAGCACTAAGTAACGAGGCTGCATTTATTATGTATGTTGGCATGAGTTCTGGAGGTGTTAACAGCTTTATTCTGACATTATTATTAGGAGCTTTTTCTATGCTTACTATTCCATTTGTTTCAACATGGGTAGTATCAACAACAGGCATCGGACAAGCAGTTGGTGGTATGGTAGGAGGTGCAGCAATCGCAACAAAAGCTGTTGCAGGTAAAATCGTTTAATCTTATTAATTTATATTTTATGATTATCAAAAACATTGAGAACAAAATTAAACTTGCTGGATTACTTTCTATTGGTAGTTTCATATCAAGCATAGTGATTTCTGGCATGGTTCTAGCATTCTGCTTTACTCTTGTACGTGAAGAAAGAAAAAAGATTTATGTACTTGATCAAGATGTACCTGTACTAGTTAAACAAACTGGAGTTGAAGTCAATTTAGAAGTTGAATGTAAAAGTCATGTAAATCTTTTTCACTCACTATTTTTCACATTACCGCCTGATGATGACTTTATTAAGCATAACATGGAAAGTGCAATGTATCTAGTGGATGAAAGCGGACTTAAACAATATAATAATTTAAAAGAAAAAGGATATTTCAATACATTACTTGCCAGTTCTGCTACTGTGACAATTAAAACAGATAGCATAAATATGAACATGTCAGACATGAGTTTTACCTATTACGGAACACAGAGAATTGAAAGGGAAACATCTGTATTAAAAAGGCAATTAGTTACCACAGGATATTTGCGTCAGGTTCCACGTACAGATAATAACCCACATGGATTAATTATAACAAATTGGAAAACTATACTTAATAAAGATTTAGATTACAAAATAAAAAAGAGTTTCTAATATGTTCACCAAAAAAAAATCATGGAAAGAGAATGTAAGAAAGAATACTGAAAATTCAACGGCTACATTCCTGACAAAATTATTCACCAAAATTGGCGTATATAAGATTTGCAACCAAATACTTATATGGGCAGAAGCACATCGAAAAGCAATGTTTACCATAACAGTTTCTTTTCTAATTTTTGTTACAGCTTTCTCAATTTTTACAAGACCTCAAAGAAGTGGTATGGAAACATTAAAGGCTGAAAAAGCAAAAATAGAAAATATAGGAAATGGTGGAATTGAAAAAAGCAGGAACAGCCTTTCTGCCCTTTTTGAACTAGCTAAAATTAGAGAGGAAATAAAACAAGTTCAAGAGAAAGGGAAACTTACAGCAAGCGATACGCTCAAAATTAAAGAACTGTATAACAAAGTAAAACAAATAAAATAACAATGAAATCTATTGATATAAAAAAGCCAAAATATATCTTGCCAGCCTTAGTATTGCCTTTTATATTAGGTATTGGATGGATTATAAAAGACATGTGGTCTAATTCTGTCCCTATAGAAGAAACACAACTTACAGAAATGACCGAATTAAACACAGAGATTCCAGATGCAGAACTAGAGAAAAGAACTGTTCACAACAAATTTGAAGCCCTGAAAAGTGCATTTAATAAAAGTTCGGATTTCTCTTCAATACAAACAATAGACAAAGAAGAAAATAATAACGAGATTGAAGACAATGGTTCTCTTTACACAAACGAAGAAATGAGACATATAGATAGCCTTAACCAAGCCTCACAGCTAAAAAAAACAGAACTCGATAATCAGACTGCTGCACTAATGGAAATACAAAATAATGCCCTTACAGGCAATGAGAAACGACCTGAAAAGGAAAGAGAACTTCCACAAAAATCAAAAATGCAGGAAGAAATGGAACTATTCAAAATGCAAATGGCTTATATCGATTCGCTACAAAACCCACAGCGACACCAAAAGCCAGTTGTCAATGATAGTAAAAAAACTGATATGGAAGAAAAAACAATAGAAGTAATGAAAGCCGTCAATCCTGCAACTGCATACTTTAATACTGTAGGGAAAGACAAAAAAACATCTCTAATCACAGCTATACTGGATGAAAATGTTAAAGTAACGCAAGGCAGTAGAATCCGTATCCGTCTATTAGATGATATCATGTTAAATGATGCCATACTCAGTAAAGGCACATACATTTACGGCAATGTTTCCGGATTTAGTGAGCAACGAGTAAAAATAAACATATCTTCCATAATGCTTGATGGAAAAAGAATGAAAGTTGATCTATCTGTATATGACATTGATGGGCAAGAAGGTTTTTTCGTCCCATCTTCTGCCTTTAGAGATTTAAGTAAAGATATAGGTAGTCAAGTTGGCAGTCAAAACATAACAATGAATACAAGTAATGGAGGTGTAGAACAATTTGCTTTTAATGCTTTACAAGACGCATATAGAAGCACTACGCAGGCTTTATCAAAGAATATCAAAAAGAATAAAGCAAAATTGAAATATAACACACAAATATTTTTAGTAAACAACAAAGAAGAAAAGTAATTATTATGAGAAAGTTTATTGCCACAATCGTATGCTTTGTATGTCTAATCAGTAGTATACAGGCACAGACAATGCCAATAGGTGAGAATGTACAAATGGCAGGAGAGAACCCGGAAGAACTTAAAGTCATTTATGTAAACAAAGATGTTTCAACTCACTTCGTTGCAATGGAAGATATTAAATATGTAGATATTTCTATTAATGACATCGTAGGGGATATACCAACCTCTAATACACTTAGAGTAAAACCTATTAAAGAAGGGGCAAGCGGAGTTATAACTATCGTTACAGAACGTTTCCTTGTTCAATATCTACTTGTGTATACAAGTGACTTGGCTAAAACATACACACGCTTCACTATACCATATGCGGATTTA includes:
- a CDS encoding plasmid transfer protein; translation: MNELIDKFLFELFDGLREHITDIFGEFLSDAQALAAIFMLLYFGVESFKMMSGDKRLEIIPLLRPFALGLVLMFWNPFIEVISYPGEVLTEHSKDMFYNKIDEVEMLSRERYALIDSVAIELMHSSLEVERAEEEVKDDKWYDFNIDFSAIGEKIAGLWVYVVAKVRMLLFSIVEFLVVTIWQLCIYLVFFLQIIFTGILVTLGPIAFAFSVLPAFRDAYVQWIARFVSVSLYSVIGYIVLSLSLAIMGYGIEKEIAILHEALSNEAAFIMYVGMSSGGVNSFILTLLLGAFSMLTIPFVSTWVVSTTGIGQAVGGMVGGAAIATKAVAGKIV
- the traK gene encoding conjugative transposon protein TraK, which translates into the protein MIIKNIENKIKLAGLLSIGSFISSIVISGMVLAFCFTLVREERKKIYVLDQDVPVLVKQTGVEVNLEVECKSHVNLFHSLFFTLPPDDDFIKHNMESAMYLVDESGLKQYNNLKEKGYFNTLLASSATVTIKTDSINMNMSDMSFTYYGTQRIERETSVLKRQLVTTGYLRQVPRTDNNPHGLIITNWKTILNKDLDYKIKKSF
- the traM gene encoding conjugative transposon protein TraM, whose translation is MKSIDIKKPKYILPALVLPFILGIGWIIKDMWSNSVPIEETQLTEMTELNTEIPDAELEKRTVHNKFEALKSAFNKSSDFSSIQTIDKEENNNEIEDNGSLYTNEEMRHIDSLNQASQLKKTELDNQTAALMEIQNNALTGNEKRPEKERELPQKSKMQEEMELFKMQMAYIDSLQNPQRHQKPVVNDSKKTDMEEKTIEVMKAVNPATAYFNTVGKDKKTSLITAILDENVKVTQGSRIRIRLLDDIMLNDAILSKGTYIYGNVSGFSEQRVKINISSIMLDGKRMKVDLSVYDIDGQEGFFVPSSAFRDLSKDIGSQVGSQNITMNTSNGGVEQFAFNALQDAYRSTTQALSKNIKKNKAKLKYNTQIFLVNNKEEK